A window of Pan paniscus chromosome X, NHGRI_mPanPan1-v2.0_pri, whole genome shotgun sequence genomic DNA:
ccagaaattaaaactattcaactcctcaaggcccGAGGACTATTGCGGAAGAGGTGGGcatgtgagattgtaagggctgATATTAAGAGAAAAGTAGCTCAGTTTCTCTAGGAATTAACCATTAATATCAAAGGCACACTAAAGCAAAACCAGTATCTAGGTTGCTGTGTCAGTTTAACAAGGCTTTCTTGGAGCATGAACTCACTCCTTCATGCAAAATGATAAAGGTTACAaggtttatagaaattatattttatagtcaagatgattaaacttttattataaaatttcaaagacacaaatttaATTTGCCGCATCCTGTTTTTAATTAGGGCTTATTGTTTGGGATATTAAGCCTCCTCTctcaaagaataaagattttcacctttttttttttttttttttttgaaatctttgagttactgctttggttaaatgaatgacttattttacaatgacccaTGACCCTATTTCGTGATATcaagcattttaaactttttatctttgACGAACTTTCCAAAGTCAAATTCTAACTTGAttcctcattaattttttgatatgaGTCCTCTGAAgtccaaaagagacatatttgtcttatttggtataaaaatcatacaagaagcatcgtcaaatataaaatggtgtttgactttctttgggctgtatttatagaaatgttattgatatgtgctccaaaattatgggaaactcttATAATTCTGAAATAACTTCTGTATGTtgtgaattataaattttatgttaaattgttgtatgctacagaagtaaccaaaatttccttgtcaatggtGGTTTTAATAATGGccgtcctggctgggtgtggtggctcacgcctgtaatcccagcactttggaggccaaggcgggtggatcacgaggtcaggagatcaagaccagcttggccaagatggtgagacccccgtctctcctaaaaatacaaaaattagccgggcgtggtggcacaggcctgtaatcccagctactcaggaggctgagccagagaatcactgaaacccaggaggcagaggttgcagtgagctgagatcatgccattgcactccagcctgggcaacaagagtgaaactccatttcaaaaaaagaaaaaaatatacacccCTGATTTGAAACAAGACTAGGATACACGGTAAAGAATGTTTATTCACTAAAGTTTTGACAGACTGAAGGCCATTATTTCAGATTGGAAATAGGAAACTTAAAAGAACTACATGGACATTGGGTCAAAGAACATGGGTTGAAATGTGCCTGGCAGTAGCCCAAAAGTAAATGCTCTTCGAGGTGCATGTGAAGGAACTGTAGGAGGGAAATGGGATAATTCACATCTCcgccaataaataaatgtagccaCACTAGCTTGGGGGATTTGAGGTGAGACATCGAAAATACTAAGTCATGGTGAGGGCtggaagacaaaagaatgaatcACTTCATAGGAATGGCTGTGGGGAAGGGCTTGAAGGAGTCATCCTCTGACTTCCATGTGAACCATGAACATTAAACATGGAGAAATGAGGAGCGGCAGCAGATCGGTTTGGGATGCATCTTCAGGGGATGCTGAAACAACAACAGCATTTGGTTTGCTCTACACCCCTGTCACCCCTCGCCCGCAAGCCCAGGGAGTGGTCAGCAGTGGGGCTTTGTGACGTCGAAGCCACCCTAGGGGTGCCATTGGATGGGACACTGCCTGTATGATCAAACAAAGCTCAAGGGTGTGGCTTTGCCTTGTCACCAGGAGGGTATATATAGGGAGGGCAAGAGCTCCGGGCCACTGCGAAGATTCAAAAGCTACAAAGCTTTCCGCAGACATTGACAAACCAATATATACAATGGGCCAACAATCCAGTGCTGGCGGGGTGAAGAGAAGCACCCCGTGTGAATCCAACGAGGTGAATGAGACGGTAAGATTGTTAGGTTTTGAAGCGAAGGCGAGGGtgaaagaaagacacacagagcAGGGGCGGCTCAAACAACAACACAGGAATATTGCAGACAATTGTGGAAGTGGTGGGCCCGCTTAATGCCAGAGCCCACCGCCGCTTACAGGCTGGGGTGCTTGTAGGTatgggtgggaggggcctgggcagTATGGCTTGCTGCCCGGCAGGATATTGATAAGATGTTCTTAGCATCAGGTGGTTTGGCCCTTTTTCTGCTGGAATATCATTGCGGTGTTCCTTAAAACGTTGCCAAGCAAGATATGATAGGGATGTTTCTTTAGTTGGGCCTTCGTCCGCCTTGCGGACAGGTGGTTAGGCAGGATGTTTCTCACGGCCTGAACCCCCATGGGATGTTTCACTTTGACCAAGGTCTGCAAAATAGCAAAGAACTTACAGAATGGTGCAGTTTGGACTAACAGATGACCCTACCCacgctcctcttcttcttccccataGATCCCTACTCTGTGATTCAACCTTGTTCTTCTCTGGATCAAACCCCTTCCTCAACCTGCATTCCTTCTTGTCATGAAGCCCCCCGTGCTATCCAGTCTCTATCCTGTTCACCCAAAATAATGtcctcctggcctctccctgtttTCTTAACAGATGCCAGAGACGTCAAGGGGGGACTCACAGCCAGAACCCGCTCCTAAGAAATCAAAAGCATCGGACTCCTCGACCGTATTAGTGCTTTCCTACAGGAGAGAGGTTAGAAGACGTTACTCCGTCTCCGATGAATTGGTGAATGACCACTCCCGAGTGAACCGAATCAACCGCCTCCAAATAGACGAGGAAGAATTCACGCAGATTTCTGTGCAAACAGCTGCAAACCAGAAGGAAGATGCTGCCGTTAACCTTgggcaatgaaaataaagtttgagaagctgATGGCTGTGCATATCTCTGCCTGTTTTCTGATGGTGGTGCggggggggaagggaagggaagaggtagGCATTTGAGAAGGGAGGGATATGAGGTCCTGTAGGGTTGCTGGACAGACCCACAGGTGGACAGTAAGCCAGACATTGTAAATAAGGCCTGGGGGAGGACTGATTCCTaaagaaaatttccttcttaaaattttatctcaCAGGAAGTGGAGATGTGTATATGTTCACGCAACTGTACCCGGCAGCACATAGTTCTGCTGAATGCACATATCGAAGGTATTCCCATCCCCTTTCCATCTGATATTTTCCTAGGTTAGAAATATATGCTTTATAAAGAGTAAACGTTCTGTAAAACACAAAGCACAATACAAAAGAAGATAGTAGATGTAGGAGTAAGTAAACGGCAGGAAAGCATTGCTTGTAATGAAATGATTGAAAAGccaattctaaaacaaaatgttcaatgcatcttaaatatttgttactgttttaatgACCTCAGCAGTCTTTAATCAAGATAAGTATGCTTTAGAAATGTGTTGATATCCGCAAAGTGTG
This region includes:
- the LOC129395364 gene encoding sperm protein associated with the nucleus on the X chromosome C-like, producing MGQQSSAGGVKRSTPCESNEVNETMPETSRGDSQPEPAPKKSKASDSSTVLVLSYRREVRRRYSVSDELVNDHSRVNRINRLQIDEEEFTQISVQTAANQKEDAAVNLGQ